The sequence below is a genomic window from Dyadobacter chenwenxiniae.
AATATCCCGAACCTGCTTCTTCACAAAAAATAGGCGTTGTAATGGCCGGGAACATTCCGGCTGTCGGATTTCATGACGCATTGTCGGTCCTCGTCAGCGGACATATATTGTTGGCAAAACCCAGCTCTGATGACCAAATGCTCATCCAAGCACTGCTCAATAAGCTTGTGGATATCGAACCAGGGCTTGAAGAACACATTCGTTTCGTTGAGCGCCTGAATGATGCGGACGCTTACATTGCAACCGGTAGCGACAACACTGCACGTTATTTCCATTATTATTTTGCCAAAAAACCCAACATTATCCGAAAAAACCGGACGTCTGTCGCCGTATTGACAGGCAGTGAAAGCAGTGATGAACTGGCGGCGCTTGGCCGGGATGCCTTACAGTATTTTGGTCTGGGATGCCGCAATGTTTCCAAGCTTTTTGTCCCGGCCGGATATGATTTTACCAAGTTTTACGAATCCATTCAAGACCTGGACAAGACGTATCTGCATCACCACAAATACTTTAACAACTACGAATACAACAAGTCCATTTTCCTGGTAAACCGGGTGCCGCATTACGACAACGGTTTCCTGTTGCTTACGGAAAGCAAAGCATTGGTTTCGGCGATCAGTGTGCTGCATTACGAAACATATGAATCACTTTCCGACGTTGAAGCACCATTAAAGGAACAGGCTGAGAAAATCCAGTGCGTAGTTACAAATGCCGAAATAACGACTGCCGGGCTTATCCCCTTTGGCAAAACGCAGGAACCAGGATTGACCGATTATGCCGACGCGGTTGACACCATGGCATTTTTAGCAAAATTCTAATTTTCTATTTTCCTGAAAAAGCCCATTTAAAAAAATCAGGAAGCGCTTCGGACCATGTGTTCAGGTTGTGTTCACCCAACGCAACCTCCTTGTAAAACACATCCCGGTTCCAGGCATATCCCTTCTTCTCCAGTATGGCGATGCATTCCAGCGTATCCTGGATCGAATCAATCACTCCGTCGCCGTCACGGTCGTCGTATTCGTCCAATGATCCGCATTGGAACCAGAATTGGAGGCCGGGCTTTTCGTCAGCATTTTGCAGCTGCGTGTGCATAATGCGATCGGAATCGTCGTAGCCGTCATGCAATGCCCTTTTCCGCCACCATAAGGAGCCTGAAAACACCCCGGCTTTTGAAAAAATCTGCGGATTGTTCCAGACAATATCCAAAGCCATTAGTCCTCCCAAAGAAAATCCTGCGTACACAATGTGCTCCTGCGAAACATGATATTCTGCATTTAGAAATGGCAGCAATTCTTTGGTAACAAACTCCGAGGTCGCCCCCGCCCTGTTTCCACGGCCCGCATAATCGGCCTCAGCCGCAACGCCATACTCGTAAATCCGGTTTTCATTGGCATGGATGCCGGCGATCAGAAACGGGATCGTTGCGCCACTTTCCTGCAAGCGTGCAGCGATCTGCGCCATGCCCAATCCCTCAAAATCCTGCCCATCATTAAACAGCACCAGCGGATAGGAAAGCGAAGGATCATAGTGAATCGGCAGAATTACCGAAATAGCGGCTTCCCTTTCCAGGAAGATAGAAAATACATTTTTTATGATAGGAAGGACAGGCTTATCGGCGAAACTCAAATTTATGTCTTCGTTGAAATGGATGCGATTAAAGCCTGCAAGTTAATAAATGCCTATAATTTGCTTCCTTTAATTTGTTTTGTATATTTCAATATCAATGGTATTAAACAAAAAAAGCTCCGTTTGGAAGAGAAGCATATCAATTATTACTCGCATCATCTGGACAGGAATGTAGACATGCTGGTCTATGGCAATTGGGGCTATCCGCTGCTGCTTTTCCCTACAACCCTGGGAAGATACTACCAGGCAAAAGACATGGGCCTGATCGAATCCGCTCGCTCGCTCGTAGAATCCGGGAAATACAAAATCTATTGCGTTGATTCGATCGACGCCGATTCCTGGTACGCCAAGCATTTAAACCCGCAATACAGGGTGCTTAACCACATTCAGTATGACAAATTCCTGAGCAACGAACTGGTTCCTTATATTAGAAGTGAATGTCACGTTGATAAGATCGGCGTGGCCGGATGCAGCTTTGGCGGCTTTCACGCGGCTAATTTCGCATTCAAACATCCCGATCAGGTGGCGTATATGATCAGTATGAGCGGTGCCTTTGATATTCGCAGCTTTACCGACGGATTTTACGACGATACGGTTTATTTTAATAACCCCGTCGATTTCATGCCCAACGAACAAGGCTGGCGTTATGGCCACATGAAAATCGTGCTGGGGACTTCCGACTGGGACATTTGCCTCGACAGCAATTTAAAGATGTCCAGGATCCTGAACGACCAGGGCATCGAACATTGGCTGGATATTAGAGGCTGGGAAAAACACGACTGGCCACTATGGAACAAAATGTTTCCGGACTACCTGTCGCGCATCATGTAAATACAAAACAGAAACCTGATATGAAAAAAATTGGAATTTTGTTTGGAATGGAAAACACTTTTCCAAACGCATTTATTGAAAGAGTCAATAGCAAAGACAGTGGTTTCATCGCAGAAGCCGTGACGATTGACAAAGTAGTGCAAGCCGACCCAACCGAATACGCGGTGATCATTGACCGAATTTCTCAGGATGTGCCTTTTTATCGTGCATATCTTAAAAATGCCGCAATATCGGGAACGGCGGTGATCAACAACCCTTTTTGGTGGAGTGCTGATGAAAAGTTCTTTAATAATGCATTGGCTGAAAAAATAGGCGTTCCGGTTCCTAAAACCGTTCTGCTTCCCTCAAAAGAGCGTCCCGAAAATACTTCCGAAACCTCTTTCCGTAACCTGGCTTTTCCAATGGCCTGGGAAGAAATATTCCAATACATTGGCTTCCCCGCTTACATGAAACCGCACGATGGTGGTGGCTGGAAAAGCGTTTACAAAGTGGTAAACCCGCATGATATGTGGCATAAGCACGAAGAAACAGGTCAGTTGGTGATGATGTTGCAGGAGGAAATTGAGTTTACAGATTATTTCCGCTGCTATTGCATTGGGCAAAAAGAAGTGCTGATTATGCCTTATGAACCAAGAAACCCGCATCACTTGCGTTATGCGGCCGAAATGAAGGCCACAGGTGAGGAAGGCGAAAAATTGCTGGAAACGATCAGGGATTACACATTGAGGCTCAACATTGCATTAGGCTATGATTTCAACACGGTCGAGTTTGCAGTGAGGGATGGCATTCCTATCGCCATCGATTTTTGCAATCCAGCGCCGGATGCAGACATTTATTCCGTTGGCCGTGATAATTTCGAATGGGTTGTAGAAGCAGCAGCGAATATGGCCATTGAAAGGGCAAAAGCACAAGTGCCCGGACAAACCAATTTAACCTGGGGAACATTTGTAAAAGATGCATTGCGCATTCCAGCTGCACAACCAGCAACTGTCGCTGCGGCTCCTGCCGTTGAAATTGCTGCGCCTGCAGTAACTGCTGCGCCTGTTCCGGCCAATATGCCTGAGCCAGGCCCCGCTTCTGCGAAAGAAGTAAAAGTAAAAACGGTTACGCCGAAAAAGTCTGGGAAATTGGTAGAGGATAAGGGAAACCAGCCCGTTCCCAGTGAGCCGACTCCAAAAATACCAACCAAAAAAGCGGCAGTGACGAAAGCGCCCGCAGCTAACTCCAAATTAAAAAAATCGTAATAAAACAGCATACGCACGCTTTATGGCCACATTCACCCTGGGAATTGAGGAAGAATTTCAGACCATTGATCCTGTAACGAGGAATCTGAGGTCACATATGTCGAAGCTGGTAGAGGACGGAAAGATCACGCTTAAAGAGCGGGTGAAGGCAGAAATGCACCAGGCTGTTGTGGAAGTGGGAACAAACATTTGTCACAACATTCAGGAAGCACGGGAGGAAGTTACCTACTTGCGTAAAATGATTCTGGATCTGGCTGAAAAGCAAAATTTGCAGGTTGCGGCAGCCGGAACGCATCCATTCGCAGACTGGGTTGAACAGCTCATCACCCCGGACCCGCGCTATGATGAAATCATCGATGAAATGCGCGACGTCGCACGTGGCAACCTGATTTTCGGTTTGCACGTGCACGTGGGAATCGAAAACCGGGATGAGGCGATTCAGATCATGAACGCGGTCCGGTATTTTTTGCCGCACATTTATGCATTGTCGACCAACTCGCCTTTCTGGTGCGGCCGAAATACGGGTTTCAAATCATACCGATCCAAGGTTTTTGATAAATTCCCGAGAACCGGTATTCCTGATTCCTTTTCCAGCGCGGCTGAGTATGACGAATACGTCAATCTGCTTATCAAAACCAAGTGCATTGATAATGGCAAGAAGATCTGGTGGGACATTCGTGTGCATCCATTTTTTGACACCATTGAGTTCCGCATGTGTGACGTGCCTATGCGAACAGATGAAACCATCTGTTTGGCCGCCATTATGCAGGCGCTCGTCGCCAAAATACACAAATTGCATCGCATGAACCTGACATTCAGGCCATATCACCGTATGCTGATAAACGAAAACAAGTGGCGCGCCGCCCGTTACGGGATCCAAGGCAAGCTGATTGATTTCGGAAAACAGGAGGAGGTCGAGTACAATGTGCTGGTTGTAGAGCTGCTGGAATTTATTGATGATGTAGTTGACGAACTGGGGAGCCGGAAAGAGATCGATTACATTCATCAAATAATGGCCATGGGCACGGGCGCGGACCGTCAATTGGCTGTGTTTGAAAGCACTGGAAGTATGAATGCCGTGGTAGATTATATCGTTTCGGAGACGAAAATCGGTTTAGATTAAAGACGATTTTTTAGCCCGGTGCGAACTTAAAGCGCCTCAGGTTGTTAAGAATATTTACAAGATTCTAACAAAATATAACGTCTGTCCGCGTGAAACGGGCAGCCCTCAAAGATGATTGATGACAAAAAACATTTCCGGATTGCTATTCTGGACATGTACGACGGGTTTGAGAATGAAGGAATGCGGTGTATCAAAAAAATCATTACCGCATTTGGTGAAAATGAGTCGGTGCCCGTTGAATACACCATTTTCGATGTCAGACAAAAGCTGGAAGTTCCGGGATTGAATTTCGACGCCTATATTTCTACGGGCGGCCCGGGAAATCCCTCGCCGATGGGTGAGGGCTGGGAAAAGAAGTTTTTTAATTTTTTGGACCAAATATTCCAGTTCAATGCGAACCGGCATAATAAGACAAAAAAGCATCTTTTCCTGATCTGTCATTCATTTCAAATGGCTTGCATACACTGGCAACTTGCGGGTGTCAGCAAACGTAGAAAAACTTCATTCGGAACGTTTCCGGTGCATAAAACGGCTTCGGGCAGGAAAGACGCGCTGTTGAATGCATTAAGCGATCCTTTCTGGATTGTGGATTCGCGCGATTTTCAGGTTACGCAGCCCAATCAATTTATGCTCGAAAATATGGGCGCAAAATTGCTTTGTCTTGAAAAAATCAGGCCGCACGTTCCGCTGGAACGCGCTGTGATGGCAATCCGCTTTTCCAAGGAGATTGTCGGAACGCAGTTTCACCCAGAGGCGGACGCGGAAGGAATGCTTCGCTACTTTTTACGCGAAGATAAAAAGACCAGCATCGTCGCAGCGCACGGCCAGGCCAAATACGATGATATGATCTCGCATTTGAACGATCCGGACAAAATTATGATGACCGAAGCGGTTGTTATTCCGGCTTTTCTTAAAAATGCTTTGAATAAATCTTTTCTGCCTGCCTATGCATAAGCAAGCCCGCGAAGCATTTAACCGATCTTTTACGGACAGTAAATACGAGGCGTTTGTAAATTCTTTCGAAACGGATTTTCCAGGCCAGTTGGATTTTCGAGTGGCCGAAACACCGATTTTTGTTCCAAAAGAACTACTCGAAAAAATCAACATTGCGTCAGAGCAGATCATTGAAACATTGCGCTCTCCGGAATTTGTGAGTAACACAGCGCGGGCTGTCCCGGCAGATCAAAACGTGCCGAATGAAAACAAACACACCTCTTTTTTGGCCATTGACTTTGCGATTTGCAAAAATGAAAGAGGCGAATTAACTCCACAACTGATTGAGCTGCAAGGATTTCCTTCTGTTTTCGGCTACCAGGCTTATTTGTCCGAATCTTTCAAAAAGCACTTTGAAATCCCTGAAAGTTTCCGTTACAGCTTTGGCGCGGATTCTTATGAAGAATATGTCGGGAAGCTGAAAGAATTGATCCTCGCAGGCGAAGATCCTGAGCACGTAATTTTATTGGAAATCTTCCCTGAAAAGCAGAAAACACGAGTTGACTTTGCGGTTACGGAAGCAATGCTTGGCATTAAAGCCGTTTGTTATACCAAATTAATCAAAGAAGGAAGGGATCTCTATTACGAAAAAGACGGTCGTAAAATTCAAGTGAAGCGAATCTATAATCGCCTTATATTCGATGATTTACTGAATTATCCCGACCTGGAAACAAGCTATCATTTCACCGACGATGTGAATGTGAGTTGGGCTGGGCATCCTAACTGGTTTTTCAGGATCAGTAAATTTTCCATCCCTTTCCTCAAAAGTGAATATGTGCCGGAAACAAAGTTCGTAAGTGATTATGAGGGTAAATTTCCAGCAGACTTGGAGAATTATGTTTTGAAACCGCTTTTCTCGTTCGCTGGTTCCGGCGTTCAGCTGCACATTGCCGAAGTAGATTTAATGGGTTTGTCAGATTCTGAAAATTATATTTTGCAGCGCAAAGTGGTGTACGAGCCGGTCATTCAGGCGCCCGACGGTTTGGTTAAGTGTGAAGTCCGCATGATGTATGGCTGGAAAGACGACGCCGACAAGCCGGAACTGTTTGTTTCATTGAGCCGGCTCAGTCGCGGAGAAATGATCGGCGTTCGCTTCAACAAGGATTTCACCTGGGTTGGCGGCAGCGCCGCTTTTTTCGAAAAGTAAGTTATGTTTTATAAATTTTATAAATAGAATACTTTTAAAAAGTAGTTAACATTTAGAATGCATATATCGCACCGCCAACATTTTTTTGATCATTTAGCCCAAACATCTGACTATCCACTTGCCTTAGAAATTGAGAAAGCCGAGGGCGTATATATGTACAGCGCGGATGGAAAGCGGTATATGGACCTGATTTCCGGGATTGCGGTCAGCAATGTAGGTCACCGCCATCCGAAGGTACTGGCTGCTATCCACGAACAACTGGAAAAGCATATGCATTTGCTTGTGTACGGTGAATTCGTGCAAAATACGCAAGTGCAGCTTGCGAAAGCACTGACGGACACATTACGGGTGGAAACTGCAAACCCATCCCCGTACGGTTTAATCGACAATGTTTATTTTACCAATTCGGGAGCGGAAGCGGTCGAAGGCGCGATGAAACTGGCGAAGCGCTTTACTGGCCGCGATGGGTTTGTTTCATGTTATAATGCTTACCACGGCGCAACCCAGGGTGCTTTGAGCCTAGCAGGAGCGGAATTTTTCAAACGAAACTTTCGTCCGTTGCTTCCGGGTATAACGAATATTCAGCATGGATTTTCTCCGGATATTGAAAAAATAACAGAAAAAACAGCCGCTGTCGTCATTGAAATCATTGGTGGGGAATCCGGTGTGCGCGAGCCTGATGACGCCTATTTTCCAGCTTTGAGGAAGAAGTGTAATGAAACAGGCGCGTTGCTGATTTTCGATGAAATTCAAACCGGATATGGTCGTACGGGTTCATTTTGGGCGTTTGAACAATTTGGAACGTATCCGGATATTCTGCTCAGCGCCAAAGGAATGGGTGGCGGAATGCCGATCGGTGCATTTATGGCCTCCCAGAGAATCATGAGCGTTTTTAAAAACAATCCCATTCTTGGGCACATTACCACATTTGGCGGGCATCCTGTAAGTTGTGCGTCTTCCCTAGCGGCATTGCAGGTTACGTTAGATGAAAATCTAGCGGCCTCGGCCAATGCAAAAGGCTATCTTTTCAAATCATTATTAGTCCATCCGGCGATCAAAGAAGTAAGGGGAAGGGGCTTAATGCTCGCTGCGGAGATGGAATCTTTTGCGAAATTGAAAGACACCATCGACCGCTGCATTGAACGCGGCGTTGTTACTGACTGGTTTTTGTTCTGCGACAATGCTATGCGCATTGCCCCGCCACTTACCATCACCGAAGATCAGATCCGGGAAGCTTGTGCCGTTATTTTGTCAGTTTTGAACGAATAAGACTTATGAATTACTCCATTGAAAATCAACATTTGAAAATAGCGGTCCAGGAAACGGGCGCAGAACTTATTCAAATCCAGTCGACCGTAACCGGAAAAGACTTTTTATGGGATGCCGATCCGAATGTATGGGCCAGCCACGCTCCTGTTCTTTTTCCAGTCATCGGGGCGATCAAGAATGGATTTGTCACTTATCAAGGCAAGCAATACGCGGTGCCGCGTCACGGGTTTATCAGGAATAATGCGGATGTGAAATTGATCAATCAAACGGCCGATAGTCTGACTTTTGGGCTAAAATTCAGCGAAACGACGTTAGAAATTTACCCGTTTGAGTTTGAATTCCTGGTCACTTACAGCCTGAAAGAAAACAGGGTCATTGTGAATCATGAAGTGATCAATCACGGTACTGAGGAAATGTTGTTTTCGCTCGGCGGACACCCTGCGTTCAAATGCCCGTTGCATGTCGACGAGGTTTATGAAGATTATTATCTTGAATTCTACGCCGTCGAAAACGATTCTACCTGGTTGTTAGAAAAAAACGGCTTAGTAGGAAATACTACCAAGCCGATTTTGGAAAATACCAATATATTGCATCTGAACGAACACTTGTTCGACAACGACGCGCTGATCTTCAAACATCTGGTTTCAAAACAAGTCAGTCTCCGCAGCATAAAGTCGTCTCAAGTCATCACCGTTCATTACGACGACTTCAAATATCTGGGAATCTGGGCCAAACCTGGCGGCCACTTCGTTTGCATCGAACCCTGGCTTGGCATCGCCGACAGCGCTGATTCAGATCAAAACTTTGAAACGAAAGAAGGAATCCTCAAACTCGCCGCTGGCGGAAAGTTTGAGGCGAAGTTTGAGATTGAGATTAGTGAATAAAAGTTTTATTACAATTTCAGTGCTAGAAGCTCACTGCCCAACTGGTGCAGTGCAGCTTCAATTTTTTTTGCCTGGGCTGGTCTCGGTTTTTTTAAACCCGAGGCATAGTGATTTAAAAGCTTTTCGTTGATACCCGTCAGACGTGCGATGCCAGACTGGCTGAAAATACCTTTATAGTATTTTAGAAAACTCCCAACGTCAAACTTCCAAATAATTTCATATTCGCCTTTCAATGCCGCAGGAATGTTTCTGTCGTCAAAGGATTTGATGATCTCAATACATTCTAGAACCGACTTTTTCACATCTTCGATCGTCTCCCCGCCTCCGTTGATTTTATTGACATTCTCTGAATATGCGCCATAGAAGTCTTTGCTACGCTCGATTACAACTCTGATCTTTTTCATCTTAGTTCTAAGTTCATTCCTTTAATTGCTCTTAATCTCGTTCCTTCTGGCATCTCTTTCGCGCCATGGTTAGCAATCGAATAACGCTGATCACCTTTTTCATAAATATAGTGACTGCCACGTGTTCTTATGTGCGCCCAGCCATTACGCCGTACAATACGGTGAAACTCTGAATATTTCATTGATAGTGTGAGCAAAGTGTTAGGTGCAAAGGTATATAATAATATACCATTTTCAAATTAACACCCACAAAAAAAGCTCCTTTTTGGGAGCTTTTAGTCTTTCTACAAATCGCTTACTACTATACCGTAGCTTCGATCTGTGCGTTTAATTTATCTTCCAAAGTTGTTTTTGGCACAACGCCTACAACTTTATCTACTAGTTGTCCGCCTTTAAAGATCATCAATGTCGGGATACTGCGAATACCGAATTTAGCTGGCACCGAAGAGTTCATATCCACATCCATTTTACCAATAACAGCCTTACCTTCATACTCACCAGCAAGCTGTTCCACAACTGGTCCGATCATCTTACAAGGACCACACCACTCAGCCCAAAAATCTACAAGTACTGGCTTATCTCCCTGAATGAGATCTTCAAAGGTGCTATCGGTAATTTCAAGTGCTTTTCCCATGTCGAAAAAATGTCTAATGTTATTTTATAAATCTGATGTAATAAGGATTATAAGTAACTAAAAGTTCCTGATTCTATTTGCACCAGGTCAGTTTAAAAAGAATTTCACACCATGAAATCCATTCAGCACTTTGAACAACTCATTGGACGGCGCAACCCTATATCCGCGCGACACCATTTCCACTTCCAGATGTGTTTCCGGATCTATAACCGTCATATTCACCGCGCATGAACCGGGGTGATTACCAAACGTTTCGTTCAGCAAATGGATAAACTGCGCGTCGATTTGATCCAACGTCAGATTAATACGGATCTTCCTGCACATCTTCTCCCTGATCTCTGTCAAAAGCTGGATTTGGGAGATTTTAAATTCAAACTGATCTTCCTGTTTCCAGCGGTTCTGCACTTTGCCTTTGATGTATAAAAACTGACCAACCTGTAAGTAATTTTTGAACCGGATATAATCCTCGCCACCCAGCAACATTTCCATCGAGCCGCGGTAATCTTCGATTTTGAAGATCATGAATAAGCTGCCATTGCGCGACATACGTTCCTGCGCGCTGGTAACAATGCCACCCACATTAATGTCCTTGCCAAAATATTTCGGTGACCGCTCCCCTTCTCCAATCTCCATCACCTTATCCAATGTGCAATTGCAGAAATTATCGAGCTCCACTCGGAATGTATCCAGCGGATGCCCTGAAATATAAAAACCGACAACTTCCTGCTCATAGCGCAGCTTAGCGAGATCATCCCAAGCTACTATATCGGCAGCTTTCGGTTTGGCAATTTCAGCGCCACCGCCGGAATGACTAAATAAATCGACCACACCTCCGCCCTGCGCTTTGTTAGCATAGCGGATCAGCTTTTCAATAAAAGTAAGGTTATCATTAGCGTCCGTTGCAAAATATTGCGCCCGGTGATATTCAGGGAAACAGTCAAATCCACCCGCATAGGCCAGACTTTCAATGGTTTTCTTATTAACCGTGCGCAGGTTAACGCGTGTCATAAAATCGAAAATGTCCTTAAATGGTCCGTTCTGGTTTCTCTCTTCAATAATGGATTCGACAGCCGCATCGCCGCTTCCTTTCACACCGGCCAATCCAAAGCGGATTTCATGCTTTTTATTTGCATTAAACTGCCTGTCCGACTCATTGATGTCTGGCCCTAATACTTTCAATCCCTGTGCTTTACATTCCTCCATGAAAAATGTAATCTTTTCAATGTTACCAAGCGAGCTCGTTAAGACAGCGGACATGTATTCGGCCGTGTAATGTGCTTTCAGATAGGCAGTCTGGTAAGCTACGAACGCGTAACAGGTTGAATGTGATTTATTAAATGCATAGGATGCGAATGCCTCCCAGTCCGTCCAGATTTTTTCCAGTTTTTTGGCATCCAGTCCTTTTTCAGTTCCGCCTTTCATGAAGTCGCCCTTCATTTTATTCAGCGTTTCTATCTGCTTCTTACCCATTGCTTTACGCAATGTATCAGCTTGACCTTTTGTAAATCCGCCGAGTTTTTGGGACAAAAGCATTACCTGCTCCTGATAGACTGTAATGCCATATGTGTCAGCCAAATATTCTTCCAATTCGGGCAGATCGTAAGTAATTTCCTCCTGGCCGTTTTTCCTCCTGATAAAGTTGGGGATGTAGGCGATCGGACCGGGACGGTAAAGCGCATTCATGGCGATAAGGTGCTCAAAGCGGTCCGGGATCAGGTCGCGCATGTGCTTTTTCATCCCATCGGATTCAAACTGGAAAATCGCGTTGGTTTCGCCTCTTTGAAACAACTCAAAAACTTTCGGATCGTCCAGCGGAATGTCGTCGATCACAATGTCGACGTTATGATTTTGCTTGATCAGCCGCAATGCTTCCTTAATGATGGTCAGGTTTCGCAGACCCAGAAAGTCCATTTTGATAACCCCTGCATCCTCGATGATTTTTCCCTGATATTGGGTTATTAAAAAATCAGAATCCTTGGACGTGCTGACCGGAATAATTTCGGTCAGGTCACTTGGCGCGATAATAATCCCTGCTGCATGGATTCCGGTGTTTCTAACCGTTCCTTCAAGTCTTCTT
It includes:
- a CDS encoding ATP-grasp domain-containing protein yields the protein MKKIGILFGMENTFPNAFIERVNSKDSGFIAEAVTIDKVVQADPTEYAVIIDRISQDVPFYRAYLKNAAISGTAVINNPFWWSADEKFFNNALAEKIGVPVPKTVLLPSKERPENTSETSFRNLAFPMAWEEIFQYIGFPAYMKPHDGGGWKSVYKVVNPHDMWHKHEETGQLVMMLQEEIEFTDYFRCYCIGQKEVLIMPYEPRNPHHLRYAAEMKATGEEGEKLLETIRDYTLRLNIALGYDFNTVEFAVRDGIPIAIDFCNPAPDADIYSVGRDNFEWVVEAAANMAIERAKAQVPGQTNLTWGTFVKDALRIPAAQPATVAAAPAVEIAAPAVTAAPVPANMPEPGPASAKEVKVKTVTPKKSGKLVEDKGNQPVPSEPTPKIPTKKAAVTKAPAANSKLKKS
- a CDS encoding type II toxin-antitoxin system HicB family antitoxin; this encodes MKKIRVVIERSKDFYGAYSENVNKINGGGETIEDVKKSVLECIEIIKSFDDRNIPAALKGEYEIIWKFDVGSFLKYYKGIFSQSGIARLTGINEKLLNHYASGLKKPRPAQAKKIEAALHQLGSELLALKL
- a CDS encoding type 1 glutamine amidotransferase, translated to MIDDKKHFRIAILDMYDGFENEGMRCIKKIITAFGENESVPVEYTIFDVRQKLEVPGLNFDAYISTGGPGNPSPMGEGWEKKFFNFLDQIFQFNANRHNKTKKHLFLICHSFQMACIHWQLAGVSKRRKTSFGTFPVHKTASGRKDALLNALSDPFWIVDSRDFQVTQPNQFMLENMGAKLLCLEKIRPHVPLERAVMAIRFSKEIVGTQFHPEADAEGMLRYFLREDKKTSIVAAHGQAKYDDMISHLNDPDKIMMTEAVVIPAFLKNALNKSFLPAYA
- a CDS encoding aldose 1-epimerase family protein; the encoded protein is MNYSIENQHLKIAVQETGAELIQIQSTVTGKDFLWDADPNVWASHAPVLFPVIGAIKNGFVTYQGKQYAVPRHGFIRNNADVKLINQTADSLTFGLKFSETTLEIYPFEFEFLVTYSLKENRVIVNHEVINHGTEEMLFSLGGHPAFKCPLHVDEVYEDYYLEFYAVENDSTWLLEKNGLVGNTTKPILENTNILHLNEHLFDNDALIFKHLVSKQVSLRSIKSSQVITVHYDDFKYLGIWAKPGGHFVCIEPWLGIADSADSDQNFETKEGILKLAAGGKFEAKFEIEISE
- a CDS encoding type II toxin-antitoxin system HicA family toxin, which encodes MKYSEFHRIVRRNGWAHIRTRGSHYIYEKGDQRYSIANHGAKEMPEGTRLRAIKGMNLELR
- a CDS encoding aspartate aminotransferase family protein yields the protein MHISHRQHFFDHLAQTSDYPLALEIEKAEGVYMYSADGKRYMDLISGIAVSNVGHRHPKVLAAIHEQLEKHMHLLVYGEFVQNTQVQLAKALTDTLRVETANPSPYGLIDNVYFTNSGAEAVEGAMKLAKRFTGRDGFVSCYNAYHGATQGALSLAGAEFFKRNFRPLLPGITNIQHGFSPDIEKITEKTAAVVIEIIGGESGVREPDDAYFPALRKKCNETGALLIFDEIQTGYGRTGSFWAFEQFGTYPDILLSAKGMGGGMPIGAFMASQRIMSVFKNNPILGHITTFGGHPVSCASSLAALQVTLDENLAASANAKGYLFKSLLVHPAIKEVRGRGLMLAAEMESFAKLKDTIDRCIERGVVTDWFLFCDNAMRIAPPLTITEDQIREACAVILSVLNE
- a CDS encoding alpha/beta hydrolase encodes the protein MSFADKPVLPIIKNVFSIFLEREAAISVILPIHYDPSLSYPLVLFNDGQDFEGLGMAQIAARLQESGATIPFLIAGIHANENRIYEYGVAAEADYAGRGNRAGATSEFVTKELLPFLNAEYHVSQEHIVYAGFSLGGLMALDIVWNNPQIFSKAGVFSGSLWWRKRALHDGYDDSDRIMHTQLQNADEKPGLQFWFQCGSLDEYDDRDGDGVIDSIQDTLECIAILEKKGYAWNRDVFYKEVALGEHNLNTWSEALPDFFKWAFSGK
- a CDS encoding esterase family protein, producing MEEKHINYYSHHLDRNVDMLVYGNWGYPLLLFPTTLGRYYQAKDMGLIESARSLVESGKYKIYCVDSIDADSWYAKHLNPQYRVLNHIQYDKFLSNELVPYIRSECHVDKIGVAGCSFGGFHAANFAFKHPDQVAYMISMSGAFDIRSFTDGFYDDTVYFNNPVDFMPNEQGWRYGHMKIVLGTSDWDICLDSNLKMSRILNDQGIEHWLDIRGWEKHDWPLWNKMFPDYLSRIM
- the trxA gene encoding thioredoxin translates to MGKALEITDSTFEDLIQGDKPVLVDFWAEWCGPCKMIGPVVEQLAGEYEGKAVIGKMDVDMNSSVPAKFGIRSIPTLMIFKGGQLVDKVVGVVPKTTLEDKLNAQIEATV
- a CDS encoding carboxylate-amine ligase, producing MATFTLGIEEEFQTIDPVTRNLRSHMSKLVEDGKITLKERVKAEMHQAVVEVGTNICHNIQEAREEVTYLRKMILDLAEKQNLQVAAAGTHPFADWVEQLITPDPRYDEIIDEMRDVARGNLIFGLHVHVGIENRDEAIQIMNAVRYFLPHIYALSTNSPFWCGRNTGFKSYRSKVFDKFPRTGIPDSFSSAAEYDEYVNLLIKTKCIDNGKKIWWDIRVHPFFDTIEFRMCDVPMRTDETICLAAIMQALVAKIHKLHRMNLTFRPYHRMLINENKWRAARYGIQGKLIDFGKQEEVEYNVLVVELLEFIDDVVDELGSRKEIDYIHQIMAMGTGADRQLAVFESTGSMNAVVDYIVSETKIGLD
- a CDS encoding acyl-CoA reductase; translated protein: MISRAQRINAFINLGKFITNPQSEPIIEEWIARANSKNNWFTPENVARSLNALAHQFLNADKLNAWAAQYPEPASSQKIGVVMAGNIPAVGFHDALSVLVSGHILLAKPSSDDQMLIQALLNKLVDIEPGLEEHIRFVERLNDADAYIATGSDNTARYFHYYFAKKPNIIRKNRTSVAVLTGSESSDELAALGRDALQYFGLGCRNVSKLFVPAGYDFTKFYESIQDLDKTYLHHHKYFNNYEYNKSIFLVNRVPHYDNGFLLLTESKALVSAISVLHYETYESLSDVEAPLKEQAEKIQCVVTNAEITTAGLIPFGKTQEPGLTDYADAVDTMAFLAKF